A single Sphingopyxis chilensis DNA region contains:
- a CDS encoding NRDE family protein has protein sequence MRSMCVVALAHRAHPDWPLILVGNRDEFHARPAAPLHIWDGDSGIVAGRDLQAGGTWLGVHRPSGRTVVVTNVRGAMPDPAKESRGALVSDLLRGEGRFAAPDAQDLPRFNAFNLFAVDAGAARLLTNRPVPLIMPLEPGVHALANEPVDTPCPRAERLRRALETSVAAGGDPERLLDSLMAEDDPALFLRGDIYGTRASTLVLVSADGAARMIERRHEAGGRPAGATALEFHTG, from the coding sequence ATGCGCAGCATGTGCGTCGTCGCCCTCGCCCATCGCGCCCATCCCGATTGGCCGCTCATCCTTGTCGGCAACCGCGACGAGTTCCACGCGCGGCCCGCTGCGCCGCTCCACATCTGGGACGGGGACAGCGGCATCGTCGCCGGGCGCGACCTGCAGGCGGGCGGGACCTGGCTTGGCGTTCACCGCCCGAGCGGCCGCACCGTCGTCGTCACCAACGTCCGCGGCGCGATGCCCGATCCGGCGAAGGAATCGCGCGGCGCACTCGTGTCCGACCTGCTGCGCGGCGAAGGGCGTTTCGCAGCGCCGGACGCCCAAGATTTGCCGCGCTTCAACGCGTTCAACCTGTTCGCGGTCGATGCCGGTGCGGCCCGGCTGCTCACCAACCGGCCGGTTCCCCTGATCATGCCCCTCGAACCCGGCGTCCACGCGCTCGCCAACGAGCCGGTCGATACCCCCTGCCCGCGCGCCGAGCGGCTGCGCCGCGCGCTCGAAACGAGTGTCGCAGCTGGCGGCGATCCCGAGAGACTGCTCGATTCGCTGATGGCCGAGGACGACCCCGCACTCTTCCTGCGCGGCGATATCTATGGCACGCGCGCCTCGACGCTCGTGCTCGTGTCGGCTGACGGCGCGGCCCGAATGATCGAGCGCCGACACGAAGCGGGCGGCCGCCCCGCTGGAGCGACCGCCCTCGAATTTCATACCGGCTGA
- a CDS encoding type II toxin-antitoxin system HicB family antitoxin — MNEPHYHINLFWSAEDGCWIADVPDLRPCSAHGDTREAAIANVQDAIDGWLEVAREKGFDIPPPRYRPAIYAAA; from the coding sequence GTGAACGAACCGCACTATCATATCAATCTCTTCTGGTCGGCAGAGGATGGCTGCTGGATTGCAGACGTTCCTGATCTGCGCCCTTGCTCCGCGCACGGCGACACGCGCGAAGCGGCTATTGCCAACGTGCAGGATGCTATTGACGGCTGGCTGGAAGTGGCGCGCGAAAAAGGCTTCGATATCCCGCCGCCCCGCTATCGCCCGGCGATCTACGCGGCGGCCTGA
- the rsmI gene encoding 16S rRNA (cytidine(1402)-2'-O)-methyltransferase, which translates to MPDSNISDSPLPGLYIVATPIGNLGDIGARAAKTLAAADVVAAEDTRVTAKLLSHLGLRVPMTPYHDHSDERTRAALVARMESEVVVLVSDAGTPLISDPGYKLVRDARAAGRHVTTLPGPCAAIAAITLSGLPSDRFLFAGFLPNKAKARADTLAEFAGLRATLVFYESGPRLAASLAAMAEGLGDREAAVAREISKMFEECVTGTLSELAARYAEAPPKGEIVVIVGPPGEALAEEADDDTLDAALREAMADKPVAQAAKAVAKRFGLDRHAVYARALTLKEQA; encoded by the coding sequence ATGCCAGATTCGAACATCTCAGATTCTCCCTTGCCCGGTCTCTATATCGTCGCGACGCCCATCGGCAACCTTGGCGACATCGGCGCGCGCGCGGCCAAAACGCTCGCCGCCGCCGACGTGGTCGCCGCGGAGGATACGCGCGTGACCGCGAAACTGCTGTCGCATCTGGGTTTGCGTGTGCCGATGACCCCCTATCATGATCATAGCGACGAACGCACCCGCGCCGCGCTGGTTGCGCGTATGGAGAGCGAAGTTGTCGTTTTGGTGTCGGACGCCGGCACCCCCCTGATTTCGGACCCGGGATACAAGCTGGTGCGCGATGCCCGTGCGGCGGGACGCCATGTCACCACCCTGCCCGGCCCTTGCGCCGCGATCGCCGCGATCACGTTGTCGGGCCTGCCGAGCGACCGCTTCCTGTTTGCGGGTTTCCTGCCGAACAAGGCCAAGGCGCGCGCCGACACGCTCGCAGAATTCGCCGGATTGCGTGCGACGCTGGTGTTTTACGAAAGCGGGCCGCGGCTTGCAGCATCGCTGGCAGCAATGGCCGAAGGGCTCGGCGACCGCGAGGCGGCGGTCGCGCGCGAGATCAGCAAGATGTTCGAGGAATGCGTCACCGGCACGCTGAGCGAGCTTGCCGCGCGTTACGCCGAGGCGCCGCCGAAGGGAGAGATCGTGGTCATCGTTGGCCCGCCCGGCGAAGCGCTGGCCGAGGAAGCCGACGACGACACCCTGGACGCCGCATTGCGCGAAGCGATGGCGGACAAGCCCGTCGCGCAGGCAGCGAAAGCGGTCGCCAAACGCTTCGGGCTCGATCGGCACGCGGTTTATGCGCGTGCGCTGACGCTGAAAGAGCAGGCTTGA
- a CDS encoding tyrosine recombinase XerC: MAQDLIRDWDAHLAHEKRRSEHTRRAYIATAERFCAFLSRHRGGAVDARIIKALTPNDLRAYLAERRAEGLGNASAARELSALRSFLRFVGGSNASVPQMRGPRVKKGLPRPVAPAEVLRLAHDVEDNAREGWVGARDFALLLLLYGAGLRIGEALSLTGAVLPLGDTLRVTGKRSKTRIVPILPAVAGAVSRYVEACPWPIGKDTPLFLGARGGPLAPGVVRANVRSARLALGLPERTTPHALRHSFATHLLAGGADLRSLQELLGHASLASTQVYTAVDAAHLLDIYRSAHPRA, translated from the coding sequence TTGGCGCAAGATTTGATCCGCGACTGGGACGCCCATCTGGCGCATGAAAAGCGCCGGTCGGAACATACACGCCGTGCCTATATCGCGACGGCGGAGCGTTTTTGCGCCTTCCTGTCGCGACATCGCGGCGGCGCGGTCGATGCGCGCATTATCAAGGCGCTGACCCCGAACGATTTGCGCGCCTATCTCGCCGAGCGCCGTGCTGAGGGGCTCGGCAATGCGTCGGCCGCGCGCGAGCTTTCGGCGCTGCGCAGCTTTCTGCGCTTCGTGGGCGGATCGAACGCCAGCGTGCCGCAGATGCGCGGGCCCCGGGTCAAGAAGGGGCTGCCGCGGCCCGTCGCTCCCGCCGAGGTGCTCCGCCTCGCGCATGATGTCGAGGATAATGCCCGCGAGGGCTGGGTCGGCGCGCGCGATTTCGCGCTGCTGCTCCTGCTGTATGGCGCGGGGCTGCGCATCGGCGAGGCGCTCTCGCTCACCGGTGCAGTCCTGCCGCTCGGCGATACGCTGCGCGTCACCGGCAAGCGCAGCAAGACGCGGATTGTGCCGATCCTGCCCGCGGTTGCGGGTGCGGTGTCGCGCTATGTCGAGGCCTGCCCCTGGCCGATCGGGAAGGACACGCCGCTGTTTCTCGGCGCGCGGGGCGGGCCGCTGGCGCCCGGCGTCGTGCGCGCCAATGTGCGTTCGGCGCGGCTCGCACTCGGCCTGCCCGAACGCACGACGCCGCACGCGTTACGCCACAGCTTTGCCACGCACCTGCTCGCGGGCGGGGCCGATCTTCGAAGTTTGCAGGAATTGCTCGGCCACGCGAGCCTTGCCTCGACGCAAGTCTATACCGCGGTCGACGCGGCGCACCTGCTCGATATTTACCGGTCGGCGCACCCGCGCGCCTAA
- a CDS encoding DedA family protein translates to MTDFILNLIQSWGYAGIFILMFIENVFPPIPSEVIMGLGGIAVAQGRFDFWTLVAVAVAGTTAGNWIWYAIGRWIGYERLKPFIDRHGRWLTLDWDEVERMHNFFLKYGPAIVFIARFMPVARTMVSLPAGMVRMNQLKFLIWTAAGSTIWIAALAGAGNWFGKQFANLDAFVGPLALVAIGSLIALYIYRVITWKPKPRRD, encoded by the coding sequence ATGACCGATTTCATCCTGAACCTGATCCAGAGCTGGGGCTATGCGGGGATTTTCATCCTCATGTTCATCGAGAATGTGTTTCCGCCGATCCCGTCCGAAGTGATCATGGGACTCGGCGGGATCGCCGTCGCGCAGGGCCGCTTCGATTTCTGGACGCTCGTCGCCGTCGCGGTCGCGGGCACGACGGCGGGCAACTGGATCTGGTACGCGATCGGCCGCTGGATCGGTTACGAACGGCTGAAACCCTTTATCGACCGCCACGGGCGCTGGCTGACACTCGACTGGGACGAGGTCGAACGGATGCACAATTTCTTCCTGAAATATGGCCCCGCCATCGTGTTCATCGCGCGTTTCATGCCCGTCGCGCGAACGATGGTGTCGCTGCCCGCGGGCATGGTGCGGATGAATCAGCTGAAATTCCTGATCTGGACCGCCGCCGGCTCGACGATCTGGATCGCCGCGCTCGCCGGCGCGGGCAATTGGTTCGGCAAGCAGTTCGCGAACCTCGACGCCTTCGTCGGTCCGCTCGCACTCGTCGCGATCGGGTCGCTGATCGCCCTCTATATCTACCGCGTTATCACCTGGAAGCCGAAGCCGCGCCGCGATTAG
- the gshB gene encoding glutathione synthase: protein MTLRAAVQMDPMDGINIGGDSSFHLILKALDRGYELYHYDVRGLTWEAGRLTTKAHRIIEAQREDGAHYKFGDEVLIDLGRDVDVVLMRQDPPFDLGYLTGTWLLERIAGETLIVNDPVSVRNAPEKVFVLDFPEFMPPTMVTRDLDAVKDFQARYGAVVIKPLHGNGGKAVFRVDADGGNLGALVELFGQVWPEPFMVQQFLPSVSQGDKRIVLVDGEVAGAINRKPGEGEFRSNLAVGGYAEAAELTPREQEICDVLGPQLRERGLVFVGIDVIGGEWLTEINVTSPTGIVAIDRFNNSDTAGMIWDAIKRRIG, encoded by the coding sequence ATGACCCTGCGCGCCGCGGTACAAATGGACCCGATGGATGGCATCAACATCGGGGGCGACAGCAGCTTCCATCTGATATTGAAGGCGCTCGACCGCGGCTACGAGCTTTATCATTACGATGTTCGCGGCCTGACGTGGGAGGCCGGGCGGCTGACGACGAAGGCGCACCGTATCATCGAAGCGCAGCGCGAAGACGGCGCGCATTACAAGTTCGGCGACGAAGTGCTGATCGACCTCGGCCGTGATGTCGATGTCGTGCTGATGCGGCAGGATCCGCCCTTCGACCTCGGCTATCTCACCGGCACCTGGCTGCTCGAACGGATCGCGGGCGAGACGCTGATCGTCAACGACCCCGTCTCGGTCCGCAACGCCCCCGAAAAAGTGTTCGTGCTCGACTTTCCCGAGTTCATGCCGCCGACGATGGTCACACGCGACCTCGACGCGGTGAAGGATTTCCAGGCGCGGTACGGCGCGGTCGTGATCAAGCCGCTCCACGGCAACGGCGGCAAGGCGGTATTCCGCGTCGACGCCGACGGCGGCAACCTCGGCGCGCTCGTCGAGCTGTTCGGACAGGTGTGGCCCGAACCCTTCATGGTCCAGCAATTCCTGCCGAGCGTCAGCCAGGGCGACAAGCGTATCGTGCTCGTCGACGGCGAAGTCGCGGGCGCGATCAACCGCAAGCCCGGCGAAGGCGAATTCCGATCGAACCTCGCGGTCGGGGGCTATGCCGAGGCGGCCGAGCTCACTCCGCGCGAACAGGAAATCTGCGATGTGCTAGGGCCGCAGCTGCGCGAGCGGGGACTGGTTTTCGTCGGGATCGACGTGATCGGCGGCGAGTGGCTGACCGAAATCAACGTCACCTCACCCACCGGGATCGTCGCGATCGACCGTTTCAACAACAGCGATACGGCGGGAATGATCTGGGACGCGATCAAGCGACGCATCGGCTGA
- a CDS encoding TetR/AcrR family transcriptional regulator, with translation MNATDTRNRILMTAMELFWEKGYLSTSVSDILSRSQVHSGSLYHFFPGKQDVLVGVLELYRDGIDEMLLAPNWEGVDDPIERIFALLAGYRTHLIVTDCTYGCPIGSLALEIHEPDPVVRDLMAANFSNWSAAIAGCFDAAADRLPKDSDRKALGEFVLTVMEGAVMQARTYRDIGYFDRNIAVLRDYITTLMAAAKRDSFA, from the coding sequence GTGAACGCCACCGACACGCGCAACCGCATCCTGATGACCGCGATGGAGCTGTTCTGGGAGAAGGGCTATCTCTCGACGTCGGTGTCCGACATCCTCTCGCGGAGCCAGGTGCACAGCGGCAGCCTCTATCATTTCTTCCCCGGCAAGCAGGATGTTCTCGTCGGCGTGCTCGAACTCTATCGCGACGGGATCGACGAGATGCTGCTCGCGCCGAACTGGGAGGGAGTCGACGATCCGATCGAGCGCATCTTTGCGCTGCTGGCCGGCTATCGCACGCACCTGATCGTGACCGATTGCACCTACGGCTGCCCGATCGGTAGCCTTGCGCTCGAAATCCACGAGCCCGACCCGGTGGTGCGCGATCTGATGGCGGCGAATTTTTCGAACTGGTCGGCGGCGATTGCGGGCTGTTTCGATGCCGCGGCCGATCGCCTGCCGAAGGACTCCGATCGCAAGGCGCTCGGCGAATTCGTGCTGACGGTGATGGAAGGTGCGGTGATGCAGGCGCGCACCTATCGCGACATCGGCTATTTCGATCGTAACATCGCTGTATTGCGTGACTATATCACCACATTGATGGCGGCGGCAAAGCGTGATAGCTTCGCCTGA
- a CDS encoding YraN family protein: MNRAAAEARGRKAERRAAWWLRLHGWRILGERLRVPVGEVDLVARRGRTVAFIEVKWRDRAADLDLAIDQYRLRRVAAAAEMLAPRFAGPRDDIRIDVMLLAPRRLPRHLVHVWQP; the protein is encoded by the coding sequence TTGAACCGCGCCGCCGCCGAGGCGCGCGGGCGCAAGGCCGAGCGCCGCGCCGCCTGGTGGCTGCGCCTCCACGGCTGGCGCATCCTGGGCGAACGGCTGCGCGTTCCGGTCGGCGAAGTCGATCTCGTCGCGCGGCGTGGGCGAACGGTCGCCTTCATCGAAGTCAAATGGCGCGACCGCGCCGCCGACCTCGACCTGGCGATCGACCAATACCGGCTGCGCCGCGTCGCTGCGGCGGCCGAAATGCTCGCTCCGCGCTTCGCCGGCCCGCGCGACGACATTCGCATCGACGTGATGCTCCTTGCACCACGGCGCCTGCCACGCCATCTGGTCCACGTCTGGCAACCCTGA
- the infC gene encoding translation initiation factor IF-3, giving the protein MTRRPMAPMPPKNGPRYNEFIASPKVRVIDEEGENLGVMLTAEAIEQAAEVGLDLVEVSPNADPPVCKFLDVGKFKYEAQKKANLARKSQKTQEIKEIKMRPNIDDHDFDVKMKKVFDFLEEGDKVKMTMRFRGREMSHTQLGLNVLQRVAELTSEIAKVEAHPRTEGRQMLMVIAPK; this is encoded by the coding sequence ATGACCCGTCGCCCGATGGCACCGATGCCGCCTAAAAACGGTCCGCGTTACAATGAATTTATCGCCTCCCCCAAAGTCCGCGTGATCGACGAGGAAGGCGAAAATCTGGGCGTGATGCTGACGGCCGAAGCGATTGAGCAGGCGGCCGAGGTCGGGCTCGACCTGGTGGAAGTATCTCCCAACGCCGATCCGCCGGTGTGCAAATTCCTCGACGTCGGCAAGTTCAAGTACGAGGCGCAGAAAAAGGCGAACCTCGCGCGCAAGAGCCAGAAGACCCAGGAAATCAAAGAGATCAAGATGCGTCCGAATATCGACGATCATGATTTCGACGTGAAGATGAAGAAGGTCTTCGACTTCCTAGAGGAAGGCGACAAGGTCAAGATGACCATGCGCTTCCGCGGCCGCGAGATGAGCCACACCCAGCTGGGCCTCAACGTGCTCCAGCGCGTCGCCGAACTGACGTCGGAAATCGCGAAGGTCGAGGCGCATCCGCGCACCGAAGGCCGCCAGATGCTCATGGTGATCGCGCCGAAATAA
- a CDS encoding penicillin-binding protein activator produces MLRGFGVMAMAGLLAACQVVPKTGGPATPPPPTNPDDNVGPGLPTDTDRHRVALLVPQTGPNADVGTAIANATTLALLDTRTERVRITTYDTALGAAAAARQAVADGNKLILGPLLSEDVSAVAPIARGAKVPVLSFSNDSSVAGNGVFIMGFVPGQSVERVVAFSRAKGHQRFGALVPKNVYGDRSAAAFRAAVAEAGGTLVAVESYDRSATALSGAARRLANAGAMDAVLIADSGGNAIRAVPVIKGAGSKQILGTELWNTDAALGSNAAMRGAWFASVSDGLYRQLATKYRSRFGRTPYRLASLGYDSVLLTVRIARDWKPGSNFPTSRLLAADGFGGIDGIFRFSNRGIAERALEVSEIGAGGFRVIDPAPTKW; encoded by the coding sequence ATGCTGCGCGGGTTCGGCGTGATGGCGATGGCGGGGCTGCTCGCGGCGTGCCAGGTGGTTCCGAAAACCGGCGGCCCTGCCACCCCGCCGCCGCCGACCAACCCCGACGACAATGTCGGCCCCGGCCTGCCGACCGACACCGACCGCCACCGTGTCGCGCTGCTCGTTCCGCAGACCGGACCCAACGCCGACGTCGGCACCGCGATCGCCAATGCGACAACGCTGGCGCTGCTCGATACGCGCACCGAACGCGTGCGCATCACAACCTATGACACCGCGCTCGGCGCCGCCGCGGCGGCGCGGCAGGCGGTCGCCGATGGCAACAAGCTGATCCTCGGGCCGCTGCTCAGCGAGGATGTCTCGGCGGTGGCGCCGATCGCACGCGGGGCGAAGGTTCCGGTGCTGAGTTTCTCGAACGACAGCAGCGTCGCGGGCAACGGCGTCTTCATCATGGGCTTCGTCCCCGGCCAGTCGGTCGAGCGCGTCGTCGCCTTTTCGCGCGCCAAGGGGCATCAGCGCTTCGGCGCGCTCGTGCCCAAGAATGTCTATGGTGACCGTTCGGCAGCGGCGTTCCGCGCCGCGGTCGCCGAGGCGGGCGGGACACTGGTTGCCGTCGAAAGCTATGACCGCAGCGCGACTGCGCTGTCGGGTGCGGCGCGGCGGCTCGCCAATGCCGGCGCGATGGATGCGGTGCTGATCGCCGACAGTGGCGGCAATGCGATCCGCGCCGTCCCCGTGATCAAGGGAGCGGGCAGCAAGCAGATCCTCGGCACCGAACTCTGGAACACCGATGCGGCGCTGGGCAGCAATGCCGCGATGCGCGGGGCATGGTTCGCCAGCGTCTCCGACGGCCTCTATCGCCAGCTTGCGACCAAATATCGCAGCCGTTTCGGCCGAACGCCCTACCGTCTCGCCAGCCTCGGCTATGATTCGGTTCTGCTGACGGTGCGCATCGCGCGCGACTGGAAACCGGGCAGCAATTTCCCGACGAGCCGCCTGCTTGCCGCCGACGGCTTCGGCGGGATCGACGGCATCTTCCGCTTCAGCAACCGCGGCATCGCCGAGCGCGCGCTCGAGGTCAGCGAAATCGGGGCCGGCGGCTTCCGCGTGATCGATCCGGCGCCGACCAAATGGTGA
- a CDS encoding type II toxin-antitoxin system HicA family toxin gives MVRPHKLYAQLLQSANRSISFRDFEALLAAFGFEHVRTTGSHRQYVHPAISRPFPVQPDGKDAKRYQVRELLELVEQYGLKLGE, from the coding sequence GTGGTTAGGCCTCACAAACTCTACGCGCAGCTGCTTCAATCAGCCAATCGCTCAATCAGCTTCCGCGATTTTGAAGCCCTGCTCGCCGCTTTCGGGTTCGAACATGTCCGCACCACCGGCAGTCACCGCCAATATGTCCACCCCGCTATCTCGCGTCCCTTCCCTGTGCAACCCGACGGCAAGGATGCCAAGCGCTACCAGGTCCGCGAACTGCTTGAACTTGTCGAGCAATATGGGCTAAAACTCGGCGAGTGA
- a CDS encoding DUF4287 domain-containing protein, whose product MADEFEKMGESLKAKTGKGLDEWVAAARAAGIAGHMALVNHLKSEHGLGHGYANMIVHAANKSSALSQDDDVLVDAAFEGARAHWRPLYDRLIAQVQAFGGDVELAPKKGYVSLRRKKQFALLQPSTKDRFDIGLALKGEEPAGRLELAGSWNAMVSHRMRVAAGEEAGDDVAGWLRAAYDRAG is encoded by the coding sequence ATGGCCGACGAATTCGAGAAGATGGGCGAAAGCCTCAAAGCGAAGACCGGCAAGGGGCTCGACGAATGGGTCGCCGCCGCGCGCGCCGCCGGCATCGCCGGCCATATGGCGTTGGTCAATCACCTGAAAAGCGAACATGGCCTCGGCCACGGCTATGCCAATATGATCGTCCATGCCGCCAATAAGTCCTCCGCGCTGTCGCAGGATGATGACGTGCTGGTCGATGCGGCATTCGAAGGGGCGAGGGCGCATTGGCGGCCGCTTTACGACCGGCTGATCGCGCAAGTGCAGGCCTTCGGCGGCGACGTCGAACTTGCTCCCAAGAAGGGCTATGTCAGCCTGCGCCGCAAGAAGCAGTTCGCGCTGCTCCAGCCGTCGACCAAGGATCGTTTCGATATCGGCCTCGCGCTCAAAGGCGAGGAGCCTGCCGGCAGGCTCGAACTTGCGGGTAGCTGGAACGCGATGGTCTCGCACCGCATGCGCGTCGCCGCGGGCGAAGAGGCGGGCGATGATGTCGCGGGCTGGCTCCGCGCCGCCTATGATCGTGCGGGCTAG
- a CDS encoding S10 family peptidase → MKSGLSLIALALVAAAPSVVQAQEAADKTKAEKPADIEPQIRTTKLSGTFGGQRISYAATIGETIIKNKDGVPEVAVVTTSYIKEPRDPGRPITFLFNGGPGSGTVWLMMGAFGPKRVAIPGTGVDDGAPPYPIVDNPDALLDVTDVVFIDPPGTGFSHLIGKADPKDYYGVTQDAKLVAEVIRRWLNDNGRWNSPKFLGGESYGTTRSAAVANQLMNETYNDVALNGIILISTVLDFAAGADTPGNELSPITNLPSMAATALYHGKASAPSVEAFVEEARQWAIGPYASALLKGQKLQGEERAAIRRELSRFTGLSETYLEQADLRVTPQRFYKELLRDRGLTVGRLDSRYTGKDYDSAGEGPDNDPSFYGIDASYTAAINSWSRDGLGFKTDREYQSIGRIGGQWDWRIGDRDTNSYLNVAPYIGQALRENSGLKVLVAQGYYDFATPFFAAEYALSRTGIPQDRISYTYYGAGHMMYIRDEDRHKLSEDVRAFIRAR, encoded by the coding sequence ATGAAATCGGGTCTGTCGCTTATCGCGCTGGCGCTTGTTGCTGCCGCACCGTCTGTCGTCCAAGCACAGGAAGCCGCCGACAAGACGAAGGCCGAAAAGCCCGCCGATATCGAACCGCAAATCCGCACCACCAAGCTCAGCGGCACCTTCGGCGGGCAGCGGATCAGCTATGCCGCGACGATCGGCGAGACGATCATCAAGAACAAGGATGGCGTGCCCGAGGTGGCGGTCGTCACCACTTCCTACATCAAGGAGCCGCGCGACCCCGGCCGGCCGATCACCTTCCTGTTCAACGGCGGCCCGGGGTCGGGCACCGTCTGGCTGATGATGGGGGCGTTCGGGCCGAAGCGCGTCGCGATCCCCGGCACCGGCGTCGATGACGGCGCCCCGCCCTATCCGATCGTCGACAATCCCGATGCGCTGCTCGACGTCACCGATGTCGTTTTCATCGATCCGCCGGGCACCGGATTCTCGCACCTGATCGGCAAGGCCGACCCCAAGGATTATTACGGGGTGACGCAGGATGCCAAGCTGGTCGCCGAGGTGATCCGTCGCTGGCTGAACGACAATGGCCGCTGGAACAGCCCCAAGTTCCTCGGCGGCGAAAGCTATGGCACGACACGTTCGGCCGCGGTCGCCAACCAGCTGATGAACGAGACGTACAATGACGTCGCATTGAACGGCATCATCCTGATCTCGACCGTGCTCGATTTCGCCGCGGGCGCCGACACGCCGGGCAACGAGTTGTCGCCGATCACCAACCTGCCCTCGATGGCCGCGACCGCACTCTATCATGGCAAGGCGAGTGCGCCCTCGGTCGAAGCCTTCGTCGAGGAAGCACGGCAATGGGCGATCGGTCCCTATGCTTCGGCGCTGCTCAAGGGTCAGAAATTGCAGGGCGAGGAGCGCGCCGCGATCCGCCGCGAGCTGTCGCGCTTCACCGGCCTCTCCGAAACCTATCTCGAACAGGCCGATCTGCGCGTCACGCCGCAGCGCTTTTACAAGGAACTGCTCCGCGACCGCGGCCTCACCGTCGGGCGCCTGGACAGCCGCTATACCGGCAAGGATTATGACAGCGCGGGCGAAGGCCCCGACAACGACCCCAGCTTTTACGGCATCGATGCGAGCTATACCGCCGCGATCAACAGCTGGAGCCGCGACGGGCTGGGGTTCAAGACCGATCGCGAATATCAGTCAATCGGCCGGATCGGCGGCCAGTGGGATTGGCGGATCGGCGACCGCGACACCAACTCCTATCTGAACGTCGCGCCCTATATCGGGCAGGCGCTGCGCGAAAATTCGGGGCTGAAAGTCCTTGTCGCGCAGGGCTATTATGATTTCGCGACGCCGTTTTTCGCCGCCGAATATGCGCTGTCGCGTACCGGCATCCCGCAGGATCGCATCAGCTACACCTATTATGGCGCCGGCCACATGATGTATATCCGCGACGAGGACCGGCATAAATTGTCCGAAGACGTGCGGGCCTTTATCCGCGCGCGCTGA
- the hemW gene encoding radical SAM family heme chaperone HemW, with product MAEPLALYVHWPFCVSKCPYCDFNSHVRESVDQTVWRGALLADLRHEAALLPDRRVGSIFFGGGTPSLMPPATVARVIAEAEALWGLADDVEITLEANPNSVEVANFADLAAAGVNRVSIGVQSFDAEVLEFLGRAHSEDEARRAIATAQEHFARVSFDLIYARPGQTMAAWESELAGALAFGTDHLSLYQLTIEPGTRFATLAAKGDLTIPDGDTAADLFDATQAMTRSAGLPRYEVSNHALIGQESRHNLAYWRYADYAGVGPGAHGRRLGQATERHKKPENFIAAVTRNGHGLKVEADLPAQERATEAMLMGLRLTEGIDLARIEARSGLPRDAFVDGEAVARLEKQGLMRSDGARLAVTDDGILLLDSILSEVVKTH from the coding sequence ATGGCCGAACCGCTCGCCCTTTATGTCCATTGGCCGTTTTGCGTGTCCAAATGCCCCTATTGCGATTTCAACAGCCATGTGCGCGAGAGCGTTGATCAGACCGTTTGGCGTGGCGCGCTGCTTGCGGATTTGCGCCACGAGGCTGCGCTGCTGCCGGATCGCCGTGTCGGGTCGATCTTCTTCGGCGGCGGCACGCCGAGCCTGATGCCGCCCGCGACGGTCGCGAGGGTGATTGCCGAGGCGGAGGCGCTGTGGGGTCTCGCGGACGATGTCGAGATCACGCTCGAGGCGAACCCCAATTCGGTCGAAGTCGCCAATTTTGCCGACCTCGCCGCCGCCGGGGTCAATCGGGTTTCGATAGGTGTTCAGAGCTTCGATGCCGAAGTGCTTGAATTTCTTGGCCGCGCGCACAGTGAAGATGAGGCGCGCCGCGCCATCGCAACCGCGCAGGAGCATTTTGCGCGCGTCAGCTTCGACCTGATCTATGCCCGGCCCGGTCAGACGATGGCGGCGTGGGAAAGCGAACTTGCGGGCGCGCTGGCCTTTGGCACCGATCATCTTTCGCTTTACCAACTCACCATCGAGCCCGGCACGCGCTTTGCGACGCTCGCCGCGAAAGGCGACCTCACGATCCCCGATGGCGATACCGCCGCCGACCTGTTCGACGCGACGCAGGCGATGACGCGTTCGGCCGGCCTGCCGCGTTACGAAGTGTCGAACCATGCGCTTATCGGGCAGGAAAGCCGCCACAATCTCGCCTATTGGCGCTACGCCGATTATGCGGGCGTCGGGCCGGGGGCGCATGGTCGACGCCTTGGGCAAGCGACCGAACGGCACAAGAAGCCCGAGAATTTCATCGCGGCTGTGACACGCAACGGCCACGGTCTGAAGGTCGAAGCCGACCTGCCGGCGCAGGAGCGCGCAACCGAGGCGATGCTGATGGGGCTGCGGCTGACCGAGGGCATCGACCTGGCGCGGATCGAAGCGCGCAGCGGGCTGCCCCGCGACGCATTCGTCGATGGCGAAGCCGTCGCGCGGCTGGAAAAACAGGGACTGATGCGATCCGACGGCGCACGGCTGGCGGTAACCGACGACGGCATCTTGCTGCTCGACTCGATCCTTTCCGAGGTGGTCAAAACCCACTAG